The following DNA comes from Cucumis sativus cultivar 9930 chromosome 7, Cucumber_9930_V3, whole genome shotgun sequence.
tattccaGTAAAGAACTATAGAAAAGTAGAGaagaaatttcatattattcataaaaatgAGATCAATTAGAAAACTATACCctgtttttaattatataaaattgtaaacaCCAATGAGTCAATGACCGAAGGTCAACATTATCGGctcattaattatttgaccGTTGGAACGCTTATTGTGCAACCAATAActatgatttattattatattaatacaaaatacaaatagaacaaaggattttaatttttatgttactcagaattaagtttttgtttgtatttaattatatactaattcaaaacttgaaaaacaTAGTAAGAAAGGTTTATGGCTAAcgttttatgataaaattttaattttggttaaatttatttttcatttagtttaattagtaAATGTTGGCCATGATGATATAAAGTAATTGAAGACACTGTGTCTAGAaatggtattttttaaaacttaatttgCACTAACTATGAAATACACATTGGATGTGACAGAAAAACCTTGAGACAAATTTTAATgtgaaaataatttcttttcactGAATATACTTAATTGAAATTGAGTTTATATGTTACATATTTGCGATGCCATAAAAATCCTTaatgttagatttttttaaaaaaatctttagctgaaatttaaatttgaaaaagattggataaaaattagaaataaaaatgtaacaaaaatatataatttcctTCTCCcactttaaattcttaaaatgtGCTAATATACatctttcataaatataaaaattcaaatcaatatCATTTACTTGTTTGCtagaaaattctaaattaattgaaaaaagaagtaaataaactaacaaaaaggcacaaattcaattgtttttaatttatggatAGGTGTGATAGTTagtaattgatttatttttctcttccctCTTCCTTGTCAATGCCCTCTGGAAAACGGTGTTAAAAAACACGAAAAGGatagataattattttaaatggcGTACTTGAAATCTATAGGAAGCCAAAACGAAAAACTCAGAATTTccttaataatttttctttccttttgaaacaatatttgacaaatacaaaatcaaccattttaaaaaaccaagtaAACGCGTTGGCTCTATGCCGTGGAGACGTCTCGCCCACAGACTGCATGCAAAGACCTGCATGGAAAAGGCGAGCAATGAGATTGAACAACAATAATACCCTAATAAGAAAGGAACAGGATCAATAATATTGTACGACTTTTGCTTGCTAGAATACTCCAATATCAAATTCTTTGGGAAGATTGATAATGGGTTTGGGTTATGCACGTGGAATGTTCAAGAAGCTGAAGACCCAACAGTGTTTTAATGAACAAGTCAGGAACTTGCTTAATTACTAGGTTGGTTGAACAAGTTGAAGTTACACCAAAGTTGTATGTGGTTGGAGAGAAAAGGAGATTGAAGGgtcaaaaaaattgtatggaTTTGGTCCAATATATGCACAAGATCAGATTTGTCTCCTGCTGCTTCCAAGAAATGCCGCCTTAATGATGCCAAGAATGATTGGTGGGAGCTGTAACTATAGATATGAAATTTACCCTATTGTTTGATGCTCAAAATTAGACAACACTTTTCCTCCTATGCTACTTTTGATGTGTTTACTTTAAgataataaaagagagagaagtttaattagtttaattaagaaaactgCAGATAGAATTAGAACAAGAtggaaaaagttcaaaagtactattaaagaaaaaaagtacaattttaaatttagggaTGGAGTCAcgtatttttcaaaacttcaaaattaaaaatgaaatttcctaattatttttctaatcttCCTTAAAATAGTGAACCTACAAAATtagatattaatattatacaatCAATTTTTCCGAAAAGCTAAATTTGCGtcaaacatttagaaaaaaaatgtattctacttattttttatatcgTAAGTATgacaaaaattaatgatattaaaTGATAATCATTGGACTATCAGTCATATGGTAATCATAgtgttatcaacttttaaatttgttatttttgtaatttaaaaatgtagtGTCATGagtcttattattataaatattttttgctatttttacaaaaaccGAGTTTTAattctataaattaaatatgttaaaagaaaaaccaaaagaaaagtatgGAAGAAACCTTGTATTATTCATGAGAATGACATCAATTAGAGAACtatattatatagaaaaatgatagtTGATggcaattttaaaaataacaattaagaatgtgacaatattttaaaaaaaactataaatatagcaaaactatcgctgatagactaGTATgatttatcactgatagaccaatatttacaacatagtaataaacttctatcatttatagaatttgaaattttattatatttataaattttttaaatagttattatatactcaattattttgaatgattaaatttGCTAACTATTCCTATTATATAATCGTTTTGCTGAGTCTATGAATGAAGTCAATAATATCCGCTCATTATTTGACGGCTACAACACTTTATTGTACtaccaataataattattattaggaaatttattataaatattaaaattgacaaaaaaaaaagaatttacacttctataatttttgtcctttttaaaatgtgtaaataattttttttttttatctttttgtaaaaataaaattattattattattattatatactaaTTTTGTTAGAACAAAATACAAACAGGGCAATGGATTTGAACCTCTTAAATCTAGATAAGttgaaaacttgaaaacaTACTAATACAAATGAAAGGTTTATGACAtaatttttatgataaaatttaaattctagttaagtttatttttcatttagtttaattagtaAATGTTGGCCATGATgttataaagattaaaattcaaacactcattaaaatttatagttgaccaaacttttcaaacataacCTTTTCTTATAATATCCACAAAGTCTAGCTCTACGAAAAATCCAAGAGAAGAACTTCCACCTCCAATTATTGCACCGAAAATAAAAGTCGATAatcacttatatatatatacatacaggACCCTTTTGggaaatgaaataaacaacaaaacaaaaccttagaagaaaaaaaagcatatcATTTTCCTCCTCTCCCTAATCCATGAAGCATTCAAAATCAACCATAATTTTCTgcctctttcttctcttccccTCCTTAGTCTTTAGTGAAGATATCGTAACAGACAGTGCATTTCTGAACCATATTTGTACAAGTTTTGACAATTACACAGCCAATTCCACTTATGCTTCCAATTTGAACCAAGCCTTTTACCAGTTGACCTCAAATGCCCCTCCTTCTGGCTTTGCCCAAGTTTCCATTGGCAAAGATTTACAGACCCAAGTCAATGGCGTAGCCCTTTGCCGTGGTGATGTGTCGGTTGCTGATTGTAGGAACTGTGTTGCCACGGGAAGTCAAGAGATACAAGTTCGTTGCCCGTTGAGTAAAGGAGCTATCATATGGTATGATTATTGTCTATTGAAATACTCCAACACTCAATTCTTTGGGAAGATTGATAACAGGAACAAATTCTCTTTGATAAATGTGCAAAGTGTGGATGATAATGTAACGACGGTGTTTAACGAAGAAGTTAAGAGTTTGTTGACGGATTTGgctaaaaaagttgaactgCCCAATAATATACCAAAGTTTTATGTGATTGGGGAAAGGGAAATTGAGGTACTTAAGAAGAAATTATATGGGTTGGTTCAATGTTCAAGAGACTTGTCGGGTGCGGCTTGCAAGAAGTGTCTTAGTGATGCTATTGGGGCACTTTCGAGTTGCTGTGATGCTCGAATTGGTGGAAGAGTTGTTGGGGCTAGCTGTAATTTTAGATATGAAATTTATCCCATTGTTGATGCCcaaaggtaaaagaaaaaaaaaagcttcgGTTTACATATGACGTTGCAATTTCAAGTTCATTTTGGTTGTTGTGTACTTTTCTTTCAAGAGTTCttcattttagtttcattgtgtatattttatgttccaataaaattaatcaaatgatGGTTCAAGTTTGATTGTTATATAAAACTGAGTTCTTTTTTGTACTCTCTCATACATTTAATGATGTAAAATTGTTagttactttgttttttttgttagtttagTAGTCTCCATCGGAtgaatacttaaaaaaaaaaaattaaatgttcaaatgactcgatttttttgaaaaaacaaatgttgaaTGACCCTTTGCTAACCTCAAATTCGAGTGAAAATACCAAATACATTCACGCACACATGTAAAAGCAATCTCGCTCTCGCTCATCTCACTCAAAATCGTTGTCGCTCTTGCTCAAACTAAGTGTCACTCTCACTCAAATCTCGCTAGTCTCACCCATCTTCAAAATCACTCATGGGCTTGATTTTTTGCACCCTCTCTCTCACTTTCTTCCACTCCCTCTCTTACACATTCTCTTACTCTTCCCTTCTCTTGCTTTCTCTCACTCCCTCTCTCAATCAATATCACTCTTGACCAGAGTTACGACATTGAAGTTGCTTGTGTGGACTCGTGGTGTTGGAGAAGTAGACACAGTGGAAGAAAAAACAGAGGGAAAAAGACGTGCATGTGAGggagaaaataaggaataagAAAGGCAATACCGTAACTTCAGTCAACCACAagactttatattttaaaaaaaagtttaggtCATTTGCCATCTTATGACCTTTTAAAATGAGTCATTTATACAatcatttcttaattaaaaaaacttcttttagtacaacaatggTGTGAAAATGAAAGATCAAACATTAtatctttaaagaaaagatCATGTCAATTACCACGAGGACTAttgatttagaaatttaaataagagacctaataatatatttaactaacaaaataaatatcctAGAATGAACATCCATCCACCTTTGGACATTATATACAGAACAGAGTGAGAGGACAATGagatgtatatattatttttaaaacatgaaGTGGTAGCAATAGTGAAGAAGCCATTCCTAAACATACTTCAAATGAATGAGACATTGAACATCATTTAAAGGTCAGCTTAGAATgcattcaaatttgtttatagatCAAATTTATTCTAACACTAAGGTGCGTCAATATGTTTGCAACTAGTTTTCATCATTGCTGCACGTTGTTTCTAAGACGGTATATTCAcaaatttattctataaattaacttttaaagttgTAATCTATTTGATATCAGtaactttataaaaaagtgTCTAATAGGTCCTTTCAAAACTTTGATTAGCTCTTATATATCTATATGtctaatatatatactcatgctaaatttatgtttttttaaaggaaaagaatCAGTACatctaaataatttgaaattgatgtAGAATGAAATTTAAACTCAGACCCATGCTCaaagaactaaatttataattttgaaaacaaatgaaatagaaaaaaaaaacaataaatttgtatgaagTTAATCAGGGCATACATTTTTTAGAGCCAAACAAACTAAAGAAGAGGAGGGAAGAAGGAAGTTGTGACAACGAATGTTTCACGTGGATGAAGGGGAGAGACCCCAACCCAGCCTCCATGGATTTAATCTTCTCAGTGAAAAAAGACACCTCAGAAAGATCAGTGAACTCACCATTAATCAAAGGAATAACTTCACAAGACCAGACTATAACTGATATCAATGGTGGTATTAGTCATTATTATTGGATATGACATATACTATCCAATCCTTCACTAATAACTATATAGTTTGAAGAAATACTTTTGACTTTAATGGTTAATAAGTGCTATCTATAGTGTAGTGATCataattaaacatcaaacaaattttttttgtcgtCGAAAAAGATAGTGGGCATGCagtgatattttttcttcaattctctTCTAGAATAATGTTGACTCCACATTCTATCAAGCCTTGTTGGAGTCAGCAGTCAGCACAACCATGGTCCATGGCCATGATATTGTATTTTGAAGTAGGAAAAAACATTCGAATCAAgctaaattttggttttttttttttttttttgtcatatttgtgaTATTTGAACAAAGATTTGAGGTTGGAAAAGTCAGTACACGAAAGAGTGACATATGTGTAACCTGTAGTCCGGAGGACCACTATTTACtccgcaatattctttgcgccTTCGGACGGATAGTTCATATAGACCCTTGTTTTTCTTCCGCGGTTCTAGTTCCCACGTAGCAAAGATTCACCGAAAATCTAAGCAGGATGAAGAACCGAACTTTTGCTTCTAATCTTCCTTATCAATGATCTTTGCTCCTCATCTGGATCCCTTATAATTGCATTGCGCCTTCTATAGCTCGCTCAAAGAATGATCGAAAGAatatttcactttcttttcacTCCGTCCGAAGGGAAGGGTCTCATCACCCCATTCAAGTCCACTATTTTCATATTGAGAATTTAAATCTTCCATATtctttgtactaaaaaaaaatcgttataaatatagcaatcaagttaaaagtaattacaaatattacaaaaatttagattaagtTCTCGAAATCTATCGTGATAAACaatatatcactaatagaagTTTATTGATGATAGATCATATCACTAgtaaaagtctatcaatgataagaTCTACCACCGATagattttgattcatttgCAATTATGTAAAAATATCATCTAATgttactaataaaataaaattgatcaaCCAATAAATACACAATTAGCtagataaaaaagaagaccaatgtaaacttaaaacataattaagGTTGTGAACTCTAATTTCTCAACATAAAAAGTTGATAAGTCATACTTACGGCGGTGGGACTCGACTTCCCTAAACCAACTTTCAAACTCCAAAAGCCCAACACACTTTTAATATGTTaatctttaatatataattaactagGCAAGATGATGTAAAtcttttttaacaaaagaaactaACTTATCCAAATTGTATATGTACcttacatatttataatttaaaatttggaatattaTCTATGGAAGAACAAAAGTCGTCTAACTAGGCCCAAAGAGACCATATAATAAGAGTGTATGAATAATAATCCTTCACTACCTTCTTCCATTGTGAATGATATTAACCAATTTTCTTATGTatctaaaaaatcaatatttatcatagagagaaaaatagaagagTATATATCTTTTGATACTTTGAATAACCAAACCCAAACCTACCAAAATCTATCCTCATTAGTTATTATTCCTTCTTTGATCAAACCCATGAAGCTATCAAAATCAACCACCTTCATTACTCTTCAATgcttttttctcatttctccTTTAGCCTTTGGTGATGATATTATCACTGATAGTTCATTTCTGTTTCATATATGTTCAAGTTTTGACAATTACACATCCAATAGCCCCTATGCTTCTAACTTGAACCAAGCTTTGGATCAACTGATCTCCAATTCTCCTCCCTCCGGCTTTGGCCTAAGCTCGGTCAGAAAAGACGATGATTTACAAAACCAAGTTAACGGTTTGGCTCTATGCCGTGGTGACGTCTCGTCTGCAGATTGCAAGAACTGCGTCGCGACAGCAAGTCAAGAGATCCAAGAGAGGTGCCCTAATAGAAAAGGAGCTGCCATATGGTATGATTTTTGTCTCTTGAAATATTCCAACACAAAATTCTTTGGGAAGATTGATAATAGGAATAAATTTTACATGTGGAACTTACAAGAAAGAGATGATGAGCCTGAGGTGTTTAATAAACAAGTGAAGAGACTGTTGATTAGTTTGTCTGAAAAAGTTGAAGGTACAAAGAATTTATATGTGATTGGTGAAGTTGAGATGAGGACAAAGGGTATGGAGAAGTTGTATGGATTGGTTCAATGTAGTAGAGATTTATCAAGTAATGCTTGCAAGAAGTGTCTTCAAATTGCAATTGGTGAACTTCCAAATTGTTGTAATGATAAAATTGGTGGAAGAGTTGTTGGTGGGAGTTGTAACTTTAGATATGAACTTTACCCTATTGTTGATGctcaaaaataattatgttggtttaatttgtcatctaaatttgtaataatatgTGTACTATGTGTGtcgtaattttctttcttaaaaaaagaacttgtTTAGATTATAATTTGATGTATGTAACTTTGATCTTTACGagtgaaaataatatatatattatgagtGTTCGTGAGTTGAGTTgaatttaaacactttttatAACCAATTCAATTGTTCCAATAGTTCATTTTCTGGATCCAAATAActcttattaaataataaatcgAACCCAATCtaatactttaatttattactattattatttcaatccATGAATCTTTCAAgcctctgtttttcttttttcttttttttggtcaAATTTATCAAGAAATGTGTaacaaattcttatttttaaaaactcaaacaCTAAAAAGcttacattttgaaaactcgaGAATCAAATGAGTCTATTCTTATATAAACTTAgagactaaaaaaatcaattttttaaactcaGAGACCAAACGTATATATTCATCAAAACCTCTGAACTAAAAATGTAACTTTTCCATTTATATGAATGTTAGAGTCAACTTACATATACTTTAACTAATCTTACCAGATGTGTATCTAATTCTGCGATATTTGGATATCAAGAAAATTCACGAGGTATTAAATTCTAGATAAGTTGTCACCATATATTAAGCTTCTAAACTTCTTAGgcaattatcataaatttgaacaaaatctaacgtaatcttaaatttattcaattttttttaaaacaaaaattgtttacAAACTTAGCTAGTTGTTTTaagtcaaaataaaatttgataacacatttattaaaaaacctatacattaaaatttcaaaaaacacCCATTTATACTATCCATTTCAAAGTTTGAGGGTATGGGTATGTGACAGAGTTAATAAAATAGAGTACTAACATCATATGAGTACTTTATAAATCCCTTCGAAAGTTAATATAGAGAGTGATGAAATGCACTATCCAGTtgtactaaaattaattaaatacataaatgaaaGAGCCTCAACCAAACTCtctaataatttcattttaaaacatttgtatacaaattaaatgtaaattaattaggatatgtataaaataaagtgCACCATCcaactttattaaatttagaaaaagaaaaaaagtaacatAAGTAAATGAAGTGCGccatattaattaaacccATTAATTGGAAAGGATTAACATAAGTAAGACGAAGTGCATTCTCCATTAATCCAACTTAATATGCCCTAAATTATCCTCATCAAGTGGGGCTTATCCACCACTGCACCACATTCCTATgcctattttcaaattaatcaaaatattttacaaaatattatgatcTAGTATgatgatagattttgatatttataaatattttgtagtaaaacaatgtttttttaaatttattttagatcaaaatataattggaaaatCCTATTGGAGGGAAGTGGTATAACATTGTGAAGACACtaccaaaatttaatacaTTAGTAGTACATCGatcttctagatatttttcaaaacacaCAAGAGTGGTTAGGAAAAGTATGCCCAGTTGAATTGTTTAATGTAAGTAGAGATTGCATTCAATGTGTTCAACTCTTTATCTAGTGGAGATCAAAATCTACAATTTCTTAcgtaaatacaaaaataattagaaacataCGACTTATGAGCTAGCTCCATATTAAAGATATAGAATGCATATAAAAAGTGAAGTCTACAAAGACTCCAGTAGAAGAAGAGTTTCTTCCTCTATTCCTAAAGATCCCACATAAAAATGCACAGCCCCACTAAACACAAATAGTAACCTTTCCCTTTGATAAAGGTGGAGAGAGGAAGCTATCCAATCATTAAACGGACATCCCTTTGGTGAGATAACACAAAATCAAACTCcttaaagaaacaatttcacACATAACTCTCAAACTAACACTTTCAGAGGTTGAATTGAGACTCTTATTATCACCTGACAAAGAATAGAACAAGAATATTATAGCCCACCCAACATAAAGGAAACCTTTCCATCATGTTCGCACGACCAAAGAAGACTTGCTAAGAACAAAACCTGACTCTCTTAATCatggacaaaaatattaaatactgACTggcaaataagaaaaaggtcTAATAGAATCCTAGAGGAAAAATTCTTACAAGAGTAACCCTCTTAAGGATTATGACTCCAAACACTATCTCTCAAGTCTAAGATTAAAACCCTCaaactgaaaagaaaagggatcACCTTCACCTTCATTGTTTCCTTGTTTAGTTACGTTTTCATAAACAGAATTCTACAGATGTAAAACTCTATACCCAATCAATATCCAACCATGTTTATTCTAAGACTGGTTTTTATTTGTCACAAAACCGTACagatttattattaaaaaaagaaacatctaaaatcactttaaaGTTATATATGAAGTACACTCTTACATTAAATAAGgatatgaataaaatttaaatcttatcttacatcaatcaaatatgaaCAGGCATTTTAGTCTTAAGTATATCCTATGACAACTCCCCTTCTATATAAATTAGATACTCTAACAAGAAATGAATATCAactctcaaaataaaataatctttcATTTCAGACCATGAGACAATCGAAACCATTTCTTCCAATTCTCCTCTTGATCTTTCTCTCAGCCTTAGGCAATATCATAACCACAGTCAATGCTTCGTATCTCTACCATACATGTTCAAGCTCAGACAACTACACAATGAACAGCCTCTATGCTTCCAACTTAAAACAAGCCGTTGACAGATTGACCAATAGCGCCCCACCGTCTGGCTTCGGCCTCAGCTCCACTGGAGGCAAAGATTCACAAAACCAAGTCAATGGCTTGGCTCTATGTCGGGGCGACATCTCGCCCAATGATTGCAAAACCTGCGTCACGTCGGCAGGACAGGATATCCAACAGCGATGCCCTTACAAGAAAGGGGCAGCCATATGGTATGATTCATGCCTTTTGAAATACTCCAATGCAAAATTCTTTGGGAAGAATCAAAATGGAGGGTTTAGGTTCTATTTAGTGAATGTTCGTGAGGCTGATGATCCGACATCGTTTAAGGAGCAAGTTAAGAACTTACTTAATGGGTTGTCTGAAACGGCTAAAACATCAAGGAATTTGTATGCCATTGGAGACTTGGAGATTGGGAGCTCCAGGAAGTTGTATGGATTAGTTCAGTGTACAAGAGATCTTTGGACTGCAGATTGCAAGAAATGTCTTGACGATGCTATTGCTGAGCTTCCGTATTGCTGTGCAAATGGAGCTAAAGTTGGTGGAAGAGTGGTTGGTGGGAGTTGTAACTTTAGATATGAAACTTACCCCTTCTTTACTGCCTAAAAAATCAAGAACTTAATTGTAGTTGAGTACTATGATTTCTGTCTTGAGTTAATAACTTCATCACGAAtgtttatttacaaaaatatataaaaatctatTATCTCGTCGATCTAAAAGCTTAAGCCGATGAGTTATGGTAAATTAATTGCGTAAATACTTCATCACTCTACTCACGTTGTGggtgaaaaatgaatattagagagaaaatgacAGGAGTTCAAACATGAATCTCCCTAGGCTGATATGACATTTCTACAAGACCTTGCTTGTAATATGtattttggaagaaagaaaagtaccAGATAGGACATATtgtagaataaataaattataagtaAGATGATAAATTTGAGAGAGCATGACAGGATATATGAGTTTACTTGATGTAGAATATATGTTTAGTTATCTACTATCATGGTAGGTTCTAATAAACTGTCTAGAAAAGTATTCGACATACTGGCTACTTCAAACAGAACTTAAGACCCGTTTAGATTCactatttttagtatttatagACAATGTTTTACACTTGTAAACTCTTATTTAAacagaaggaaaagaaaagaaaatagacatTCACAACTTCATTAGGAATAATCTTAGTGGGCTTCAGCCCATAAAAAGTGGGCCTTAACTTAAGGCTTAGTCACAAAGGGTCCAATATCAATTAGAACGGGTAGGacttttagtacaacaatatTGAGCTAAATCTAcatttttgtgaattttgttatatctaaTAATCTATTACCTACCaattcttttgctattttaagCCTTCTAGCTGTCTCTTTTAGATTTACTCTCCGATTCCCACATGACTCTCCTCAAATTCAACCGtcaaaaactaatcaaaacAGTGGCCGTCGTCGGCTGCAGAAGGCCAGCCAGATGCAGGTGAACAGTTACTGATCCTCGTGCATGACATGAATTATAACACCGCAGCAGTTTAGAAATTCTAAAccttaatttaatgtttacaGTTGGCAGAACACCACGCCACATACCCTCCAAATTTAACTCTTGTCCTTTTGTTCTTAGGGCATATACTCTATAATCTATAAACCTTCAAAACTTCTTTGTTGTGGCCACTCTATTATCACGTGGTTAAGACAAACTTTTGAAGTTTGGACTTAATTTTATGGCCGCAGAAATTAATAACAAAGTTGAGGAGGCCTCAACCGAATATCAGTGGCTTTTATCCATAGGTTTCAATCCGACCCACGATGCcatcataattaaaagcttGTGGCTTGAAGACAAGTGAGCAAGTGAGGTTGTTGCTGCGAAAAAATCTGCAAAATTGAACATGGGACTCTGCTAAAATCTGTACTTTGTCTGTGTATAGAAGCTAAAAATAAAGCTTCGTTTTCCTCGGAGACACCACTGAAAATGGTTCAGTTCTCAGACATTTCAGAGAGACCACCCTTTGCTTTCACTCCCCCACAAATCAGATTCCCAACTGTACCACCAAATTAACCATTATGTCTGCTTAAAAATACTATTTCTAACCactaaaatcatttcaaacaGATTCTAAAATATCCATCTATCTTAATCCAATCTTTAGGAAAAGGTCATATGGGACACACCCATGTAATGGTTTTGCCTTTGCGATAtgatattctaaaagaaattttcaacaataatatacAAACAAGACACTGATACACAACAATTCTAGTTTTGTTCTGAGTTTAATAATAAGTGGGGATCTGACTGGCTCAGTTTATCATGATAATAATGCATCATGTTCCAAGCGATTAATTGTAAACCAGTATTGTAGAAACTGGTGATAATTACAGATCGACTTCAAAACCAAAGTAAATGATCGACACACTTCCGACATTATAGGTTTCTTAAGCTGAGAATCTGatgaaaaaattagagaaattcAGTCAAATAAATTACAGCGATCAATGTCATTGGGAGAAGTGTAGACACTGTAGACGACAATGGTCAAAGATGAACTGTGAAATTGATACactaaataaagaaaagataaaaaaagagaatcgCTGTTGATTCCTCTGCTTTTGTGCGAAATTTCAGTAAAAT
Coding sequences within:
- the LOC101218470 gene encoding cysteine-rich repeat secretory protein 38 codes for the protein MKHSKSTIIFCLFLLFPSLVFSEDIVTDSAFLNHICTSFDNYTANSTYASNLNQAFYQLTSNAPPSGFAQVSIGKDLQTQVNGVALCRGDVSVADCRNCVATGSQEIQVRCPLSKGAIIWYDYCLLKYSNTQFFGKIDNRNKFSLINVQSVDDNVTTVFNEEVKSLLTDLAKKVELPNNIPKFYVIGEREIEVLKKKLYGLVQCSRDLSGAACKKCLSDAIGALSSCCDARIGGRVVGASCNFRYEIYPIVDAQR
- the LOC101222483 gene encoding cysteine-rich repeat secretory protein 38 yields the protein MKLSKSTTFITLQCFFLISPLAFGDDIITDSSFLFHICSSFDNYTSNSPYASNLNQALDQLISNSPPSGFGLSSVRKDDDLQNQVNGLALCRGDVSSADCKNCVATASQEIQERCPNRKGAAIWYDFCLLKYSNTKFFGKIDNRNKFYMWNLQERDDEPEVFNKQVKRLLISLSEKVEGTKNLYVIGEVEMRTKGMEKLYGLVQCSRDLSSNACKKCLQIAIGELPNCCNDKIGGRVVGGSCNFRYELYPIVDAQK
- the LOC101222246 gene encoding cysteine-rich repeat secretory protein 38 — its product is MRQSKPFLPILLLIFLSALGNIITTVNASYLYHTCSSSDNYTMNSLYASNLKQAVDRLTNSAPPSGFGLSSTGGKDSQNQVNGLALCRGDISPNDCKTCVTSAGQDIQQRCPYKKGAAIWYDSCLLKYSNAKFFGKNQNGGFRFYLVNVREADDPTSFKEQVKNLLNGLSETAKTSRNLYAIGDLEIGSSRKLYGLVQCTRDLWTADCKKCLDDAIAELPYCCANGAKVGGRVVGGSCNFRYETYPFFTA